Proteins encoded by one window of candidate division WOR-3 bacterium:
- a CDS encoding DUF177 domain-containing protein, which translates to MKIFLKELKEGKTDFSYTLEGKESEELFKDSEIKRVNLNSSGWIQRKGLEYIFYLHVKGFGTLICARCLDEFQFFFNEDYTYNVFLGKDPSISKKEYNISDKDVASIYVENYELNVLPLIKEIVLLTIPMKPLCKENCKGLCPVCGANLNNKNCGHETKETYSPFTYLLKRIEKKE; encoded by the coding sequence ATGAAAATTTTTCTAAAAGAACTTAAGGAAGGAAAAACTGATTTTTCTTATACTCTTGAAGGTAAAGAAAGTGAAGAACTATTTAAAGATTCTGAAATTAAAAGAGTAAATTTAAATTCTTCTGGATGGATACAGAGAAAAGGTCTTGAGTATATTTTTTATTTACATGTAAAAGGCTTTGGAACCTTAATCTGTGCAAGATGTCTTGATGAATTTCAGTTTTTTTTCAATGAAGATTACACCTATAATGTTTTTCTGGGAAAAGACCCTTCCATATCAAAAAAAGAATATAACATTTCTGATAAGGATGTAGCATCAATTTATGTTGAAAATTATGAGCTAAATGTTTTACCATTAATAAAAGAAATTGTTCTTCTTACAATACCTATGAAACCTTTATGTAAAGAAAACTGTAAGGGATTATGCCCTGTTTGTGGGGCAAACCTGAATAATAAAAATTGTGGCCATGAAACTAAAGAAACTTATTCCCCCTTTACTTATTTACTTAAAAGGATAGAAAAAAAAGAATAA
- a CDS encoding DUF3467 domain-containing protein gives MEEKTLHQPPIQIELGEKEAEGIYSNFVMIIHSPSEFIFDFARIMPGVPKAKVQARIIMTPSHAKLLLKALGENIEKFEEKFGEIKIHEQEIKKIGFTPK, from the coding sequence ATGGAAGAGAAAACATTACATCAACCCCCGATACAGATTGAACTTGGAGAAAAGGAAGCTGAGGGAATATATTCCAATTTTGTAATGATAATACATTCCCCATCTGAGTTTATTTTTGATTTTGCGAGAATAATGCCAGGGGTCCCGAAAGCAAAAGTTCAGGCAAGGATAATAATGACACCATCTCATGCAAAGTTACTTTTGAAAGCATTAGGTGAAAATATTGAGAAATTTGAAGAAAAATTTGGTGAAATTAAAATACATGAACAGGAAATAAAGAAAATCGGTTTTACACCAAAATAA
- a CDS encoding PTS sugar transporter subunit IIA has product MISKLLKPELVILDLKGKTKSEVLKEMIDVLPISEEKKKSVYESVLKREEIGSTGIGKGIAIPHSRSVMLDDVYLVVGLSKKGVDFDAIDGKPVHLIFLLCATPIDPDSRYLITLGKIAHLARILSKDKNYLNFDNEKKFINYLKELEAKGG; this is encoded by the coding sequence ATGATATCAAAACTTTTGAAACCAGAACTTGTAATTTTAGACCTTAAGGGGAAGACGAAGAGTGAAGTTTTAAAGGAAATGATTGATGTTTTACCAATAAGTGAGGAAAAGAAAAAAAGTGTTTATGAATCAGTTTTAAAAAGGGAAGAAATAGGTTCAACGGGTATTGGAAAAGGGATTGCAATTCCCCATTCAAGGAGTGTGATGCTTGATGATGTTTATCTTGTTGTTGGATTAAGTAAAAAAGGTGTTGATTTTGATGCTATAGATGGAAAACCTGTTCACCTTATTTTTTTACTTTGTGCTACCCCTATTGATCCTGATTCAAGATACCTTATTACTCTTGGGAAAATTGCTCATCTCGCGAGGATACTTTCAAAGGATAAAAATTATTTAAATTTTGATAACGAAAAGAAATTTATAAATTATTTAAAAGAACTGGAGGCGAAAGGTGGCTAA
- a CDS encoding polyprenyl synthetase family protein produces MNIKELYEPVREGIERVNEKLNEIFKKDYFPYIPDNLLMGKRLRPLLTLYSSFAFEDLKEEKVDVACATELVHFASLIHDDVVDGSTIRRKSLTLNFSYGNHTAILIGDYVFSKAMEFIGKAKNVRLFEILAQTSVEMCEGEIIDEFLDREKRFELKNYLLLIEKKTASLFSACCEMGGIIVNYKYVESLKKFGKKFGILFQILDDLYDFYKEGEDIEKGKITLPHILFKEEIEKKFPEFFKEKNFDLSKKVREFLLEKGVMERCYEYLIPDFLELKKLVSELDNPIKNYLYSFIIYLEENRHFLFNEEEVQSP; encoded by the coding sequence ATGAATATAAAAGAACTTTATGAACCCGTAAGAGAAGGTATAGAAAGAGTAAATGAAAAACTTAATGAAATTTTTAAAAAAGATTACTTTCCCTATATACCCGATAATTTATTAATGGGAAAAAGACTTAGACCTTTACTTACCCTTTATTCTTCTTTTGCCTTTGAAGATTTGAAGGAAGAGAAAGTTGATGTTGCATGTGCTACTGAACTTGTTCATTTTGCATCTTTGATTCATGATGATGTTGTCGATGGCTCAACCATAAGAAGAAAGTCTCTGACTTTAAATTTTTCTTATGGAAATCACACGGCTATTTTAATTGGAGATTATGTTTTTTCAAAGGCAATGGAATTTATAGGAAAAGCCAAAAATGTAAGGCTTTTTGAGATTCTTGCACAGACTTCTGTTGAAATGTGTGAAGGAGAAATAATTGATGAATTTCTTGATAGAGAAAAAAGATTTGAATTAAAAAATTATTTACTTCTTATAGAAAAAAAGACAGCTTCTTTATTTTCAGCCTGTTGTGAAATGGGGGGGATAATTGTTAATTATAAATATGTTGAAAGTTTAAAAAAATTTGGAAAAAAATTTGGAATTCTTTTTCAAATTCTTGATGATTTATATGATTTTTATAAAGAAGGTGAAGATATAGAAAAGGGAAAGATAACGCTTCCCCATATACTCTTTAAAGAAGAAATTGAAAAAAAATTTCCAGAGTTTTTTAAAGAAAAAAATTTTGATTTAAGCAAAAAGGTTAGGGAGTTTCTTTTAGAAAAAGGTGTAATGGAAAGGTGTTATGAATATTTAATTCCAGATTTTTTAGAGTTGAAAAAACTTGTTTCAGAACTTGATAACCCAATTAAAAATTACTTATACTCTTTTATTATTTATCTTGAAGAAAATAGACATTTTTTATTTAATGAAGAAGAGGTTCAATCCCCTTAA